From the genome of Candidozyma auris chromosome 2, complete sequence, one region includes:
- a CDS encoding Ran guanyl-nucleotide exchange factor, with product MVSLTTNTKRKKEDVLNSSVKKARRSTSSRILSSYHSLPDLNERPNQKCMKMSIFVWGSGSMCELGLGPDASTKEVKRPRANPYLSPAKLGKDVGIVDFAVGGMHVLALDSMNRVWSWGNNDCKVLGRDTTKVKEKLKSVDSDSDDEDGDLNEAESTPGLVEDLPQNGLKVVQLLATDNLSGVLYENGDVYTWGTFRGNEGLLGFDSNTQVQETPCRMSSLKNIVQLAGGKDHVLALDTKGIVYAWGNGQQFQLGRRVLERHKLTALSPQQFGLYDIKYIACGDYHCFAVNLNDEVFAWGLNQYGQCGIYGENELEDGSLVTKPTKVSGISGKGVVSIAGGEHHSVALMNTGTVFTWGRLDMQELGIPSQKLPSYTYRDAHGRARSVPFPTQIQIGESTDTKVKAIGTGSHHSFAVTEEGVVYAWGFGDTYAPGLGPLDGDVELPTKIYNTATKDMKIEMISGGGQFSVSGGIPSSNEDRIPPSSST from the coding sequence ATGGTCTCGCTTACAACTAACAccaaaaggaaaaaggaAGATGTACTCAATTCACTGGTGAAGAAGGCTAGACGCTCCACTTCGTCACGAATACTAAGCTCTTACCATAGCTTACCAGACTTGAATGAGCGCCCGAATCAAAAATGTATGAAAATGCTGATATTTGTGTGGGGATCAGGATCAATGTGCGAGTTAGGCCTTGGTCCTGACGCGCTGACTAAAGAAGTAAAGCGCCCAAGAGCAAATCCCTATCTTTCTCCGGCGAAATTGGGCAAAGATGTCGGTATAGTTGACTTTGCAGTTGGCGGAATGCATGTATTGGCGTTAGACTCGATGAATCGGGTATGGTCGTGGGGCAATAATGATTGCAAAGTACTTGGACGCGACACTACCAAagtgaaagagaagctcaaatCTGTTGACTCTGACtcagatgatgaagacggTGACTTAAATGAAGCGGAGTCCACCCCAGGATTGGTTGAGGATTTACCTCAGAATGGCCTAAAGGTAGTACAGCTACTTGCAACTGATAACTTGAGTGGGGTTCTTTACGAGAATGGTGACGTTTACACATGGGGAACTTTTAGAGGTAACGAGGGTCTTCTCGGTTTTGACAGCAACACTCAAGTACAGGAAACACCGTGTCGCATGTCctctctcaaaaatatAGTGCAGCTAGCTGGAGGTAAAGATCACGTCTTGGCATTAGACACCAAGGGAATCGTCTATGCTTGGGGCAACGGCCAGCAGTTCCAGCTTGGAAGAAGAGTTTTAGAAAGACATAAATTGACTGCTCTATCTCCTCAACAATTCGGTCTCTATGACATCAAATACATAGCATGTGGTGACTATCACTGTTTTGCCGTTAATCTaaatgatgaagtttttgCTTGGGGGCTTAATCAATATGGACAGTGTGGTATTTACGGTGAaaatgaacttgaagatggatCACTCGTTACGAAGCCTACTAAGGTGAGCGGCATTTCAGGTAAGGGCGTCGTATCAATAGCTGGTGGTGAACATCATTCAGTAGCGTTGATGAATACTGGTACCGTATTCACTTGGGGCCGTTTAGACATGCAAGAACTCGGGATCCCATCACAAAAGCTACCACTGTACACTTATCGAGATGCTCATGGACGAGCTAGATCAGTGCCTTTTCCGACTCAAATCCAAATTGGTGAATCTACTGACACCAAGGTCAAGGCAATTGGAACAGGCTCGCATCATTCTTTTGCAGTCACCGAGGAAGGAGTGGTATATGCTTGGGGATTTGGAGACACGTATGCACCGGGATTAGGTCCTCttgatggtgatgtcgAACTACCAACAAAAATCTATAACACTGCAACGAAAGACATGAAAATAGAAATGATAAGTGGCGGGGGTCAATTTTCAGTAAGTGGTGGGATACCTTCTAGCAACGAGGACAGAATTCCGCCCTCGAGCTCAACATAG
- the CHS1 gene encoding chitin synthase, whose protein sequence is MKNPFEEEPLGEANEPHYPNAAFTRHSPKKLYSITSFSNIDSFETGSEHYDHADMTKSPDIFSRSSFQLQQKSLDLNSTKTPKLDVQIPSTPRARYTLKESPKRQKQGGFVFDDFKDNITDGYNEMHSHHGSTTSTTRSKRILEPPQPIFTPETFAEANPNKNEPECSSDEKTIASDFTQDYEFSVYQKDYDEMSISDANTAYSSGYQSTEGTNEYFGFSIDRDMMQKVPTDFVPPKDKRVTKRKVRLVGGESGNFVLENRIPEELKKVLTRTESPFGEFTNMTYTACTAEPDEFVKDGFTLRPVKYGRETELVICVTMYNEDEYAFARTMHGIMKNVAHLCSRSKSSTWGKDSWKKVQVVIVADGRNKVNEAVLQLLTATGCYQDNLARPYVNNKKVNAHLFEYTTQISIDENLKFKGDEKSLTPVQVLFCLKEKNQKKINSHRWLFNAFCPVLDPNVIVLLDVGTKPDNHAVYNLWKAFDKDSNVAGAAGEITAMKGKGWVNLINPLVASQNFEYKMSNILDKPLESLFGYITVLPGALSAYRYIALRNNADGTGPLASYFKGEDLLNSRRLTNSKTNFFEANMYLAEDRILCWELVAKRNENWVLKFVKQATGETDVPESIPEFLSQRRRWINGAFFAALYSLRHATRIWQTDHSFGRKFWLCVEFVYQFVSTVLSFFSLSNFYLTFYFLTGSLVAEESVGRGGFWVFTIFNYLCICTLTSLFIASIGNRPHASKNLFKTLMILLTICALYALIVGFYFVIRTIQKFGMGESSTYVFVSIVVSLLATYGLYMLMSILYLDPWHMLTCSVQYFMMIPSYTCTLQIFAFCNTHDVSWGTKGDNNPKEDKFNQYIIQQNEEGEFEVIVQDYNIDEVYLETLYSIRARRSNKKVKHELMHSVDLDGEDYAKHVRTKVVLSWLLLNLVFIMTMLQVYEPGETGRNYYLAFILWMVAALAMFRAIGSTGYLLQHVARWMVECFNKWSHKRNGYQRTRINALN, encoded by the coding sequence ATGAAGAACccttttgaagaagaaccgCTTGGTGAGGCGAATGAACCACATTACCCAAATGCTGCATTCACGAGACATTCACCCAAGAAACTATACAGCATCACATCGTTTTCAAATATTGACTCTTTCGAAACAGGAAGTGAGCATTATGACCATGCTGACATGACCAAATCACCGGACatattctcaagaagctcttttcagcttcaacaaaagtCACTCGACTTAAATAGCACGAAAACTCCAAAACTTGATGTTCAGATCCCTTCGACACCGAGAGCAAGATATACATTAAAAGAAAGCCCTAAACGACAGAAGCAAGGCGGTTTCGTATTCGATGACTTCAAAGATAACATCACCGATGGTTATAACGAGATGCATAGCCATCATGGCTCCACAACAAGTACGACGAGGAGTAAGAGAATACTCGAACCACCTCAGCCAATCTTTACTCCGGAAACTTTCGCCGAAGCTAATCCGAATAAAAATGAACCAGAATGTCTGTCTGATGAAAAGACTATCGCATCCGATTTTACGCAAGATTATGAATTCCTGGTATACCAAAAAGACTACGACGAAATGTCGATCTCAGATGCGAACACAGCCTATAGCTCTGGCTATCAATCTACTGAGGGCACAAATGAGTATTTTGGATTTTCAATCGACAGGGATATGATGCAAAAAGTGCCAACTGATTTCGTTCCGCCCAAAGATAAGAGGGTTACAAAGCGCAAGGTCCGCCTTGTAGGTGGTGAATCGGGAAATTTTGTTCTCGAAAATAGAATTccagaagagctcaagaaggtATTAACAAGAACCGAATCTCCCTTTGGAGAGTTCACAAACATGACATACACAGCTTGTACCGCTGAACCCGATGAATTTGTCAAAGATGGATTCACATTACGCCCCGTAAAATACGGCAGAGAAACTGAACTAGTCATTTGTGTGACTATGTACAACGAGGACGAATATGCTTTCGCCAGGACAATGCATGGAATCATGAAAAATGTTGCTCACTTGTGTCTGCGGTCAAAATCATCCACTTGGGGGAAGGACTCATGGAAGAAGGTTCAAGTCGTAATTGTGGCTGACGGCAGAAACAAAGTAAACGAAGCGGTACTACAGCTTCTTACTGCAACTGGATGCTATCAAGACAATTTGGCCCGCCCCTACGTTAACAACAAAAAGGTAAATGCACACTTATTCGAATATACTACTCAGATATCCATCGATGAGAACCTCAAGTTTAAGGGAGATGAGAAGAGTCTTACACCCGTTCAAGTGTTATTCtgtttgaaagaaaaaaatcaaaagaagattaACTCTCATAGGTGGCTTTTCAACGCGTTTTGTCCCGTTCTTGATCCCAACGTCATagtgcttcttgatgtgGGCACAAAACCTGACAATCACGCCGTTTACAACCTTTGGAAAGCGTTTGATAAAGACTCCAATGTCGCAGGTGCAGCTGGCGAAATCACAGCCATGAAAGGAAAAGGGTGGGTCAACTTAATAAACCCACTCGTTGCTTCTCAAAATTTCGAATACAAGATGTCCAACATTTTAGACAAACCATTAGAGTCACTTTTTGGGTACATTACTGTCTTGCCTGGTGCATTATCGGCGTACCGTTATATTGCTTTGAGAAATAATGCTGACGGTACCGGACCATTGGCATCTTACTTCAAAGGCGAGGATCTTCTTAACTCAAGACGACTTACAAACAGTAAAACAAATTTCTTTGAGGCAAACATGTATCTCGCCGAGGATAGAATATTATGCTGGGAacttgttgcaaaaaggAACGAGAACTGGGTTCTCAAATTTGTAAAACAGGCCACTGGGGAAACGGACGTGCCTGAAAGTATCCCGGAGTTTTTGTCTCAACGAAGACGTTGGATTAATGGGGCGTTTTTTGCGGCACTTTACTCATTGCGGCATGCGACTAGGATTTGGCAAACCGATCATTCATTCGGGAGAAAATTCTGGTTATGTGTTGAGTTTGTTTACCAGTTTGTTAGCACTGTtttgtccttcttttcgttgagTAACTTCTACTTAACATTCTATTTTCTCACGGGATCACTTGTTGCAGAGGAAAGCGTCGGGAGAGGTGGTTTTTGGGTATTCACAATCTTCAACTATTTGTGTATTTGTACACTCACATCGTTGTTTATTGCATCAATCGGTAACAGACCTCATGCATCAAagaatctcttcaagactTTGATGATTCTACTAACAATTTGCGCTTTATATGCTTTGATAGTGGGGTTCTACTTCGTGATCCGCACCATTCAAAAGTTTGGAATGGGTGAATCTTCGACTTACGTGTTCGTGAGTATTGTCGTTTCACTATTGGCCACCTACGGATTGTACATGTTGATGTCAATTCTTTACTTGGACCCATGGCATATGTTGACCTGCCTGGTGCAGTATTTCATGATGATTCCCTCTTACACTTGCACCCTTCAAATTTTTGCGTTTTGCAACACTCACGATGTTTCATGGGGAACAAAGGGAGACAACAATCCGAAGGAGGACAAGTTTAATCAGTACATCATCCAACAAAATGAGGAGGGTGAATTTGAAGTGATAGTTCAAGACTACAACATTGATGAAGTATACCTCGAGACCCTTTATTCAATCAGGGCGAGGAGGTCGAACAAGAAAGTTAAACATGAACTCATGCATTCTGTTGATCTTGACGGTGAAGACTACGCAAAGCATGTAAGAACAAAGGTTGTACTACTGTGGCTATTACTAAATCTCGTATTTATCATGACAATGTTGCAAGTCTATGAGCCAGGAGAAACGGGCAGAAACTACTACCTTGCATTTATTTTGTGGATGGTCGCAGCTCTTGCAATGTTTAGAGCGATTGGCTCTACGGGTTATCTCTTGCAACATGTTGCTCGTTGGATGGTGGAGTGCTTTAACAAATGGTCACACAAGCGCAATGGCTATCAACGGACGAGGATAAATGCGCTTAATTAG
- the PSF2 gene encoding DNA replication protein PSF2: MKRISLVGRSVSPLKVMMDIEVPLWIALILKEQDKCNLIPPPWLNWSNLNRVYKEEVHNKYRFSQLPWNWQEVALTFLRFAPDDIDEPISRLFSILQDLKEIRKVKAQRGLKELNESNIQLNGLSSMEIGELKPFVVQVMDELRLLHGASNEAILQENSDEEVEARD, translated from the exons ATGAAACGTATAAGTCTTGTGGGG AGATCAGTATCCCCTCTCAAGGTGATGATGGATATAGAAGTGCCGTTATGGATAGCATTGATCCTAAAAGAACAGGATAAGTGTAATTTAATACCTCCACCATGGCTTAATTGGAGCAATTTGAATCGAGTTTATAAGGAGGAAGTCCATAACAAGTATCGCTTCTCTCAACTACCTTGGAATTGGCAAGAAGTAGCACTTACTTTTTTGAGGTTTGCTCCCGATGATATCGATGAGCCAATTTCAAGATTATTCAGTATTTTGCAAGATCTCAAAGAAATAAGAAAAGTGAAAGCTCAACGAGGACTCAAGGAATTAAACGAATCCAATATTCAACTCAATGGACTATCATCCATGGAAATCGGTGAATTGAAGCCATTTGTGGTGCAAGTTATGGATGAGCtacgtcttcttcacgGCGCATCCAACGAAGCCATCCTCCAAGAAAACAGCGAcgaggaagttgaagcaCGTGATTAA
- the ARG2 gene encoding acetyl-CoA:L-glutamate N-acetyltransferase: protein MRRWAASSVKVGQDRGKYKKDLILSILKSTTTKREAREYLMKYGTESLLSGMDSPSQGRSILWNKKALPGQLIDSEVFRSETKMTSPKQLALIRLPTNLSNASYKSMIDSFDALRLLGISIVFSLDDSNECNNRGERDVSYLRSRALDITKAFSSHSARALHVTPLMSAFIKRNGEVTVSDTNHITFPLIQGSIPLVIPTAYNTNLGKYERIDGQVALLTTIIGLDMSKLADVQKIVFIDSLGGIPSIERGRTSHVFINNSQEYSDIVSELHIGFIEPEVRERHLINLSNMRELLLACSSFSETTGIILRPEDMFQKSNELSPVAYNVLTDRPIVSSSLPSSRSRTPQVTTSIIKNGFDVRVLFANDNKAKFESLCEDKSISREQFISMINDSFGRTLKLEYLNRLNSCLDCIIIIGDYDGGAVITREWLSTGQTVPYLDKFAIPKRNQGLPSLADVIFKAMLQAYQDEIIWRSRSSNPVNRWYFERSNGSYSYPSSPWRLFFAGESFNNKISREFSSKISSYWDLIKSIPASFTDA from the coding sequence ATGAGGCGGTGGGCAGCAAGCAGTGTTAAAGTTGGACAAGACCGAGGCAAATATAAGAAGGATTTGATTTTATCTATACTCAAGTCGACTACTACTAAAAGAGAGGCTAGAGAGTATCTTATGAAATATGGTACCGAGCTGCTTTTAAGTGGAATGGATTCTCCTTCGCAAGGTAGAAGCATTCTATGGAATAAAAAAGCGTTGCCCGGCCAATTGATTGACAGTGAAGTGTTCAGATCggaaacaaaaatgacaTCGCCTAAACAACTCGCCCTTATCCGGTTACCAACAAATCTTTCAAATGCATCTTACAAAAGTATGATTGACTCTTTCGACGCTTTGAGATTACTTGGCATTTCAATTGTTTTCCTGCTAGACGATTCAAATGAATGCAATAATCGAGGTGAGCGAGATGTATCATACCTTCGATCTCGTGCTCTCGATATCACCAAAGCGTTTTCCTCCCATTCTGCAAGAGCTCTCCACGTTACTCCCTTGATGTCAGcattcatcaagagaaatGGTGAGGTAACCGTCTCAGACACCAATCATATCACCTTCCCTCTTATTCAGGGGAGTATTCCTCTTGTAATTCCAACTGCTTACAACACAAACCTTGGGAAATACGAACGTATTGATGGACAGGTTGCACTTTTGACTACTATCATAGGACTTGATATGTCGAAGTTGGCCGATGTTCAAAAAATCGTATTCATAGATTCCTTAGGCGGAATTCCTTCCATCGAACGTGGACGAACTAGTCATGTTTTCATCAATAACTCGCAAGAGTATTCTGATATTGTTTCAGAGTTACACATCGGCTTCATCGAGCCTGAAGTGAGAGAGCGGCATCTAATTAATCTATCGAACATGcgagagcttcttcttgcttgttCTAGCTTCTCGGAAACTACAGGGATTATTCTTCGCCCAGAGGATATGTTTCAAAAGCTGAACGAGCTAAGTCCTGTTGCATACAACGTCCTCACAGATAGGCCCATTGTTTCATCCTCATTACCTCTGAGTCGATCACGTACACCTCAAGTCACCACTTCTATAATCAAGAATGGGTTTGATGTTCGCGTGCTCTTTGCAAACGATAATAAGGCAAAATTTGAATCTTTATGTGAGGATAAAAGTATTAGCAGAGAACAATTTATTTCAATGATCAATGACTCTTTCGGCAGGACATTGAAGTTGGAGTATTTGAATCGCTTAAATAGCTGTCTTGATTgtatcatcatcattggtGATTATGACGGAGGCGCGGTGATCACAAGAGAGTGGTTGTCTACGGGTCAGACCGTTCCATATCTTGACAAATTCGCAATTCCAAAACGCAATCAGGGGCTACCTAGCTTAGCAGATGTTATTTTTAAGGCTATGTTGCAGGCGTACCAGGATGAGATCATCTGGAGGTCTCGCAGTCTGAATCCGGTGAACAGGTGGTATTTTGAGAGAAGCAACGGATCATACAGCTACCCAAGTTCACCCTGGAGATTATTCTTTGCTGGCGAATCTTTCAACAATAAAATTTCTAGAGAATTTTCTCTGAAGATCTCATCATATTGGGACTTGATTAAGTCGATACCTGCCTCCTTTACGGATGCCTAG